Proteins from one Legionella taurinensis genomic window:
- a CDS encoding DUF2235 domain-containing protein, with translation MKRIVVCCDGTWNLPDAVFNGLPLKTNVTKVAEAVLYEYKGIQQMMFYDTGIGTQGNRFIRVYDGLTGYRLSENMLKAYRFLVQNYDDGDELFLFGFSRGAFTVRTLAGMIRNCGILRRNQIDKMDQGFKLYSARTLSSHPRLVESTLFRRSYAVRDRTPIKFIGVWDTVGALGNPLLLNGILAPRYRFHDYKLSSMVDHAYHAVAINEQRRHFQPALWEKDKSDTRQTMEQVWFVGVHSDVGGGYSATGLSDIALHWMADKARHAGLGLSDLPIKPDLMQPCANSRTGLYRLIPPYSRPIDQAAGEGKETCEMLHPSVLQRYKSDPDYRPDNLLQYLQKNPQLLN, from the coding sequence ATGAAACGGATTGTGGTTTGCTGCGACGGCACCTGGAATTTACCCGATGCCGTGTTTAATGGACTGCCGTTGAAAACCAACGTCACCAAAGTCGCTGAAGCCGTATTGTATGAATACAAAGGCATTCAGCAGATGATGTTCTATGACACGGGTATAGGCACGCAGGGCAACAGGTTCATCCGGGTTTACGATGGCTTGACCGGCTACCGTTTATCGGAAAACATGCTGAAGGCCTATCGTTTTCTGGTGCAGAATTATGATGACGGCGACGAATTGTTTTTATTCGGTTTCAGCCGCGGTGCATTCACGGTGCGGACCTTAGCCGGCATGATTCGCAATTGCGGCATTTTACGGCGTAATCAGATCGATAAAATGGATCAGGGCTTTAAGCTTTACAGTGCCCGTACCTTGTCGTCTCATCCCCGCCTGGTGGAATCAACCCTGTTTCGCCGTTCCTATGCGGTCAGGGATCGGACGCCGATTAAATTCATCGGGGTCTGGGACACGGTGGGTGCACTGGGCAATCCCTTGTTGCTTAATGGCATTTTAGCGCCGCGCTACCGTTTTCACGATTATAAATTAAGCAGCATGGTGGATCATGCTTACCATGCGGTGGCCATTAATGAACAGCGGCGTCATTTTCAGCCGGCTTTGTGGGAAAAAGATAAAAGCGATACCCGCCAAACCATGGAACAGGTGTGGTTTGTGGGTGTCCATTCCGATGTTGGCGGCGGCTACAGCGCAACCGGTCTATCGGATATTGCGCTTCACTGGATGGCAGACAAGGCAAGGCATGCGGGTCTCGGGCTGTCTGATCTCCCCATTAAGCCTGATTTGATGCAGCCCTGTGCCAACTCGCGTACCGGCCTGTATCGGCTTATCCCGCCCTACTCCCGGCCAATCGACCAGGCGGCGGGGGAAGGCAAGGAAACCTGTGAAATGCTTCATCCGTCCGTTTTGCAGCGTTACAAGTCCGATCCGGACTATCGGCCGGACAATTTACTGCAATACCTGCAAAAAAACCCGCAATTGTTAAATTAA
- a CDS encoding YcxB family protein: MHQITLTYDESMVRKAIFRFWKRTVGLVYPIALVIMTLVFFILLYQGNRSWWIGALGAALLLSFLMILTLYLVHFRNAWHKFREMGSPVASFIASENSATISSSAGSSTFPWSAIKDVWRYDDLWLLFFSKSQFITFPSAQVSEDVQRYILHHIQQAGGRID; this comes from the coding sequence ATGCACCAGATTACCCTGACCTATGATGAATCCATGGTTCGCAAAGCCATTTTCCGCTTTTGGAAAAGAACGGTTGGCCTGGTCTACCCGATTGCTCTGGTCATAATGACCCTGGTTTTTTTTATTCTGCTTTATCAGGGCAACCGTTCCTGGTGGATCGGGGCGTTGGGGGCGGCGCTCCTTCTCAGTTTTTTAATGATTTTAACGCTCTACCTGGTGCATTTTCGTAATGCCTGGCATAAATTCAGGGAAATGGGCTCGCCCGTGGCGTCATTTATTGCGTCAGAAAACAGCGCAACAATCTCTTCCAGCGCCGGCAGCAGCACCTTTCCCTGGTCAGCCATTAAAGACGTGTGGCGTTATGATGACCTGTGGTTGCTCTTTTTTTCAAAGAGTCAATTCATTACGTTTCCAAGTGCGCAGGTCAGCGAAGACGTACAGCGCTACATCCTTCACCACATTCAACAGGCGGGCGGCCGCATTGATTAA
- a CDS encoding S28 family serine protease — MMDRVKGFAGPLLAGLSLFLLLPLTHANPLDYYVQRDRTPSLPLAEKKIHEGRFQQWIDHHQHDLGTFAQRYYIDERFAAGKDAPVFFYICGEGACEKRHLQGAIRHFAQQFHARLVALEHRYYGESHPFATLSTAHLRYLSTEAALDDLANFQQRLSKERQWTGRWIAFGGSYPGSLAAYYRLKYPELVAGALASSAPVMAKSDFIEYDAHVTEVAGSDCAGRMREAVRDIEASFTDPTRLQEIKQLFSAEAIQENVDFIYVVADLGAMAVQYGMRDFFCEQLASPEKTVLENYAAFAQAIFNHYGITAVELSAQGAISENPADYNKAFGLRAWLYQSCTEYGYWQNAHPNPDKSTRSRLINDEYHQMLCQRLFGLTQPANTERMNTAFYFPLIESGIDNIHFTNGEQDPWSLLSLAERNNNTGNPGLTYSMIPGASHCDDLAAPSEDDSDALIQTRERTTLLLQRWLTA, encoded by the coding sequence ATGATGGACAGGGTAAAGGGATTTGCAGGGCCGCTGCTGGCCGGTCTCAGTTTGTTTTTATTGTTGCCGCTGACCCATGCTAATCCGCTGGATTATTACGTCCAGCGTGACCGCACACCGTCATTGCCTCTGGCTGAGAAAAAAATTCATGAAGGCCGTTTCCAGCAATGGATTGATCACCATCAGCATGATCTGGGTACATTTGCCCAACGTTATTATATAGATGAACGCTTCGCTGCAGGAAAAGACGCCCCTGTTTTTTTCTACATTTGCGGTGAGGGGGCCTGTGAAAAACGCCATTTACAGGGGGCCATACGGCATTTTGCTCAACAGTTTCATGCCCGGCTGGTGGCTTTGGAGCACCGTTATTACGGCGAAAGCCATCCTTTTGCCACGCTGTCCACCGCACACCTCCGGTATTTATCCACCGAAGCTGCGTTGGATGACCTGGCCAATTTCCAGCAACGCCTGAGCAAAGAGCGGCAATGGACAGGCCGCTGGATCGCGTTTGGCGGTTCCTATCCCGGTTCGCTGGCGGCCTATTATCGTTTGAAATACCCCGAGCTGGTAGCCGGCGCCCTGGCGTCCTCAGCACCGGTGATGGCTAAAAGTGATTTCATTGAATACGATGCCCATGTGACGGAGGTTGCCGGTTCTGATTGCGCAGGCAGAATGCGGGAGGCGGTACGTGACATCGAAGCGTCCTTCACAGACCCGACGCGTCTGCAGGAAATCAAGCAGCTTTTTAGCGCCGAAGCGATTCAAGAGAATGTCGATTTTATCTACGTGGTCGCCGATTTGGGTGCCATGGCGGTACAATACGGCATGCGCGATTTTTTCTGTGAACAGTTGGCCTCGCCTGAAAAAACGGTTTTAGAGAACTACGCGGCATTTGCCCAGGCGATTTTTAACCATTATGGCATCACCGCCGTGGAACTCAGCGCCCAGGGCGCGATCAGTGAGAATCCGGCTGACTATAATAAAGCGTTTGGCCTGCGTGCCTGGCTTTATCAATCCTGCACCGAGTACGGTTACTGGCAGAATGCTCATCCCAATCCGGACAAGTCAACACGATCCAGGCTGATTAATGACGAATACCATCAAATGCTCTGTCAACGGTTGTTTGGTCTGACGCAGCCGGCCAACACGGAGCGGATGAACACCGCCTTTTATTTTCCCTTGATCGAAAGCGGCATTGATAACATTCACTTCACCAATGGCGAACAGGATCCCTGGTCCCTGTTGTCTTTAGCTGAACGCAACAACAATACCGGCAATCCCGGGTTGACTTACAGCATGATTCCTGGCGCGTCGCATTGTGACGATTTGGCCGCGCCGAGTGAGGACGATTCAGACGCCCTGATTCAGACACGTGAACGGACAACGTTATTGCTGCAACGCTGGCTGACGGCTTAA
- a CDS encoding PqiC family protein: MRRAVGLLLSASLILTACSRSKDPSYYVLNPVSAPVIQSNQYIHVRLGIERVSVPDYLDKPQLSIYYTPNLSELQEDSQWAEEVRGNVKRVIKTNLSTFLSGALVELAPWDIKYKPNYQLQVDISQYKVTAQGQSILQAEYVIYKGEEPFKKYKVAYTEKLSVVNPNTMVISMNNNLTRLTRDIARHLPRA; this comes from the coding sequence ATGAGGCGCGCCGTAGGATTACTCCTCAGTGCAAGTCTGATTCTTACCGCCTGTTCGCGCAGTAAAGATCCGTCCTATTATGTACTGAATCCGGTTTCAGCACCGGTGATTCAAAGCAATCAATACATTCATGTCAGGCTGGGGATTGAACGGGTCAGCGTACCGGACTACCTCGATAAACCGCAATTAAGTATTTATTACACACCCAATCTCAGTGAATTACAGGAAGATTCTCAATGGGCAGAAGAGGTCCGGGGCAATGTGAAGCGGGTCATTAAAACCAATCTGTCCACTTTTTTATCTGGCGCCCTTGTTGAACTGGCGCCCTGGGATATTAAATACAAACCCAACTATCAATTGCAGGTCGATATTTCCCAATACAAGGTGACCGCTCAGGGGCAAAGCATTTTACAGGCGGAATATGTCATTTATAAAGGCGAAGAACCCTTTAAAAAATACAAGGTAGCCTACACGGAAAAGCTGTCTGTGGTGAACCCCAATACCATGGTCATCAGCATGAACAATAACCTGACCCGGCTAACCCGGGATATTGCCAGGCACCTGCCCCGCGCTTAA
- a CDS encoding TIGR00645 family protein — MNTLKKAVGRFIFMSRWLQAPLYLGLIVILATYVYRFIAELYHLISHLNGVDDNQIMLGVLSLIDVVMIANLLIMVVMGGYETFISRLDLDAHPDQPEWLDHLDAGAMKIKLALALIGISSIHLLRTFIDPSRMANDKVMWQVLIHLTLLVSALAIAYTNKLLSSGSKHYSTE, encoded by the coding sequence ATGAACACATTGAAGAAAGCCGTGGGCCGCTTTATTTTTATGAGCCGCTGGCTTCAGGCGCCCCTGTATCTTGGCCTCATTGTTATTTTAGCCACGTATGTCTACCGTTTTATTGCTGAGCTTTACCATCTGATCAGCCATTTAAATGGTGTGGATGACAATCAAATCATGCTCGGCGTATTAAGCCTGATTGACGTGGTCATGATTGCCAACCTGCTCATCATGGTGGTCATGGGCGGTTATGAAACCTTCATCTCGCGTCTTGATCTGGATGCCCATCCTGATCAGCCGGAATGGCTGGATCACCTTGACGCAGGAGCTATGAAAATTAAACTGGCCCTGGCGTTAATCGGCATTTCATCCATTCATTTATTGCGTACATTCATCGATCCCTCGAGGATGGCCAACGACAAGGTTATGTGGCAGGTTCTCATTCACCTTACCCTGCTGGTCTCCGCGTTAGCCATTGCTTACACCAACAAGCTTTTGTCTTCCGGCAGTAAACATTATTCCACAGAGTAG
- a CDS encoding LbtU family siderophore porin, with protein MLKKRALGGLFILSSSAAALPHPFENERFSYQGHVFFNVSDSALAGERYLLNQQLSNVKFESDWAFWEKSQIKGLLIYNTLPTPVTPELYFEQLYLGLHEPAMASVYVDAGRKWLPFGSYKNDLIYKPLTKAMGQTNEDTLVMAFDNRLYGSVSLFSPHSRVRSSTLDYYYNLNTGWHNEYYDVGFSYLYSFAESQLFQYNKGFGGYLFSTINSHVPGGAAYVNWHYRGYSTYLTFVSALRRFDSNELAYQNQGAAPKALSVQSGYEFQVRTVPVKVSVFYDQSFQALALQLPEKRAGVGLALFPTPYLTLQLQYFKDLNYKQSVMASGLDRPVRGYRGNRDTFALQAIVTF; from the coding sequence ATGTTGAAAAAACGTGCCTTGGGTGGCTTGTTTATCTTGTCCAGCTCAGCTGCCGCCTTGCCTCATCCTTTTGAAAATGAGCGATTCTCCTACCAGGGGCATGTGTTTTTTAATGTCAGTGATTCCGCGCTGGCAGGAGAACGTTATTTACTCAATCAACAATTATCCAATGTAAAGTTTGAGTCCGATTGGGCTTTCTGGGAAAAAAGCCAGATCAAAGGCTTGTTGATTTACAACACCCTGCCCACGCCAGTCACCCCTGAATTGTATTTTGAGCAACTTTACCTGGGTTTGCACGAGCCCGCTATGGCTTCGGTTTACGTCGATGCCGGCAGAAAATGGCTGCCTTTCGGCAGTTATAAAAATGACCTGATTTACAAGCCTTTGACTAAGGCCATGGGCCAGACGAATGAAGACACCTTAGTCATGGCTTTTGATAACCGCCTTTATGGCAGTGTGTCCCTGTTTTCTCCTCATTCACGGGTTCGTTCCTCAACGCTTGATTATTATTACAATCTCAATACGGGTTGGCACAATGAGTATTACGATGTGGGGTTCAGTTATCTCTATTCATTCGCTGAGAGCCAATTGTTTCAATACAACAAGGGATTTGGAGGTTACCTGTTTTCCACTATCAATAGCCATGTGCCGGGAGGAGCGGCTTATGTGAATTGGCATTATCGCGGCTATTCAACCTACCTGACCTTCGTTTCGGCTTTGCGGCGCTTTGATAGCAATGAACTTGCCTACCAGAACCAAGGGGCAGCACCCAAGGCCTTGAGCGTGCAAAGCGGGTATGAGTTCCAGGTAAGGACTGTTCCAGTCAAAGTCAGTGTTTTTTATGATCAATCCTTTCAGGCGCTGGCCTTGCAATTGCCCGAAAAACGAGCCGGAGTCGGTCTGGCTTTGTTTCCAACGCCTTACCTCACCCTGCAGTTGCAATATTTTAAAGACTTGAATTACAAACAGTCCGTCATGGCTTCAGGCCTTGATCGGCCGGTCAGAGGCTACCGTGGCAATCGGGATACCTTCGCCTTACAGGCCATTGTGACTTTTTAA
- a CDS encoding MlaD family protein: protein MPRERQERIYIGIGVFIFGAIVLAALSLVFMYKEYMHGKVETYTMFFKGSLNGLNVTSPITYRGVKIGEVKRIELTANKSKSNVAIPVYVEFFVEKSFVQKDNPIQILIDNGIVATITAPNILTGTASIELVPSENKQRTTPLIRTFHGYSMFPTETSNEDDMTANDTLRAARKTLRDISNLIRSKEFKDTIVAIKDMAASIDKLAIAISERMPGTFVYFNESMREVAKAAYSVRNLSDFLSRHPESLLRGKS from the coding sequence ATGCCCAGGGAACGTCAGGAACGCATCTACATAGGAATTGGTGTATTTATTTTTGGCGCGATCGTGCTTGCCGCGCTGAGTCTGGTTTTTATGTACAAAGAATACATGCATGGTAAAGTTGAGACCTATACCATGTTTTTCAAAGGCTCCTTAAACGGCTTGAATGTGACCTCCCCCATCACCTACCGCGGCGTTAAAATCGGTGAAGTCAAACGCATCGAGTTGACTGCGAATAAATCAAAATCCAATGTGGCCATTCCAGTCTATGTTGAGTTTTTCGTCGAAAAATCCTTCGTCCAGAAAGACAACCCCATTCAAATTCTGATTGATAACGGCATCGTGGCGACAATTACCGCACCCAATATTCTCACCGGCACAGCCAGCATCGAGTTGGTGCCTTCCGAAAACAAACAAAGAACAACCCCATTGATTCGAACCTTCCACGGCTATTCCATGTTCCCAACCGAAACGTCTAACGAAGACGACATGACAGCCAATGATACCCTGCGCGCGGCACGGAAAACCTTACGCGACATCAGCAATTTAATTCGCTCCAAAGAATTCAAAGACACCATTGTCGCCATTAAAGACATGGCGGCCAGTATTGATAAATTAGCCATTGCCATCTCCGAACGCATGCCGGGTACCTTTGTCTACTTTAATGAAAGCATGAGGGAAGTAGCCAAGGCCGCTTATTCCGTCCGCAACTTAAGCGATTTCCTTTCCCGCCACCCGGAATCCCTGCTGCGGGGTAAATCATGA
- a CDS encoding M4 family metallopeptidase → MLKKIAVLSLGTASPVLMASNAVDLYQAPLSSLNSFSLIQPQAHLAAAKKIAPQENALQQISQTRENNKTITRFQQLYKGIPVIGAQVMVAKSTTAALAATAEGEVNGQLINELDLNTQPALSANQAIAVAKKDYQTTHTSELHPVRSELQIRMEEPNTPRLVYLVAFKTVESNKPAQPTFVIDAQSGTVLSQWNDVKTYGDSGPGGNEKVHEYWYGKDGLPALEVTQRGDTCIMDDSKVRLVNLNSKWDWDDKIMTPHQYPCNANIEETVNGAYSPTDDAYYFGHTIIDMYKDWYGVNALQNTKGKAIPLVMRVHFGDGYDNAFWDGQAMSFGDGTDFYPLVSLDVAGHEVTHGFTEQHAGLEYHDQPGALNESLSDMGGQATRAYLLEKNPLLFSKTNLNPTAVTWGIGETVVKDSFGKALRFMDYPSSDGSSADCLDKTIARSSGSYCAISYPELVAFAKSRISDPQDQQSFIVHTASGVFNKAFYLLSQKIGIKKAYHAMVVANTRYWTPTTDFKNGACGVLYAANDLKLDLKTFKTAFAQVGVMTTQCRV, encoded by the coding sequence ATGTTAAAAAAAATAGCCGTTTTGTCGCTTGGCACTGCCTCCCCTGTGTTAATGGCGAGTAACGCCGTAGACCTTTATCAGGCCCCGCTTTCCAGTTTAAACTCGTTTTCCCTCATCCAGCCTCAAGCCCATCTCGCTGCAGCTAAAAAGATTGCGCCGCAAGAAAATGCCTTGCAACAGATCAGTCAAACACGAGAAAACAACAAAACCATTACCCGTTTTCAACAGCTCTACAAAGGAATCCCGGTGATTGGCGCCCAGGTCATGGTTGCCAAGTCCACCACCGCCGCGCTAGCGGCCACTGCCGAGGGCGAAGTGAACGGCCAGTTGATTAACGAATTAGACTTAAACACGCAACCCGCACTCAGTGCCAATCAGGCTATTGCTGTCGCGAAAAAAGACTATCAAACCACCCATACCAGTGAACTCCACCCCGTTCGCAGTGAATTGCAAATCCGTATGGAAGAACCCAATACGCCCCGTCTGGTTTATCTGGTTGCCTTTAAAACTGTCGAGAGCAACAAGCCGGCGCAGCCGACCTTCGTCATTGACGCCCAATCCGGCACTGTTTTGAGTCAATGGAACGATGTCAAAACCTACGGTGATAGCGGCCCTGGAGGGAATGAAAAAGTTCATGAGTACTGGTACGGTAAAGACGGCCTGCCGGCATTGGAAGTGACTCAGCGCGGCGACACGTGCATCATGGATGATTCGAAAGTGCGGTTGGTTAATTTAAATTCCAAGTGGGATTGGGACGACAAAATCATGACTCCCCATCAATATCCCTGCAATGCCAACATCGAAGAAACCGTGAACGGCGCCTATTCGCCAACGGATGACGCTTATTATTTCGGTCACACCATCATTGACATGTACAAAGACTGGTACGGGGTCAATGCGTTGCAAAACACCAAAGGCAAGGCGATACCTCTCGTGATGCGCGTCCATTTCGGTGACGGGTATGACAATGCCTTCTGGGATGGTCAGGCCATGTCGTTTGGCGATGGCACCGATTTTTATCCCTTGGTTTCGCTTGATGTCGCAGGGCATGAGGTTACCCATGGCTTTACCGAGCAACACGCCGGCCTTGAATACCATGATCAACCCGGAGCGCTCAATGAATCCTTATCGGATATGGGCGGTCAGGCGACCCGCGCTTACCTGTTAGAAAAAAATCCCTTGCTTTTCAGCAAAACCAATTTAAATCCCACGGCAGTGACCTGGGGCATTGGTGAGACCGTCGTGAAGGATTCTTTTGGTAAAGCGCTGCGTTTTATGGATTATCCCTCTTCGGATGGCAGTTCTGCGGATTGTCTTGATAAGACAATTGCCCGCAGCAGCGGCAGCTATTGCGCAATCAGTTACCCTGAACTGGTGGCTTTTGCCAAATCACGCATCTCGGATCCACAGGATCAGCAAAGCTTCATTGTGCATACAGCCAGCGGCGTGTTCAACAAAGCGTTTTATCTGTTATCGCAGAAAATCGGCATCAAAAAAGCCTACCATGCCATGGTCGTCGCCAACACCCGTTATTGGACGCCAACAACTGATTTCAAAAACGGGGCTTGCGGTGTTTTGTATGCCGCTAACGATTTGAAACTGGATTTGAAAACCTTTAAAACGGCCTTTGCGCAAGTGGGCGTCATGACCACTCAATGCCGCGTATAA
- a CDS encoding ABC transporter permease, giving the protein MALILFQRTGEKAGALLQSTVFFFVFFGHFFYSLLCNWNAIAWRESFIATLRAGTWVVIPLLFVSMLMGTSLAVSIHYMLASYNLQHQGMLIAQNTVIHDFAPLTIGFVLCTQCGLNLIDFYHPSLHEDPQKVLLENIIPLVAGFNVTALLLYTYVSLGFLTSIYLTFYYYLKADINEYLIRLGDVITLADLLNSLCKTILYATIASFTAGYYYYDVANRILPTRKAVSRIITRGLFWLIIVSVILKLYLS; this is encoded by the coding sequence ATGGCATTGATTCTATTTCAACGCACGGGCGAAAAAGCAGGTGCCTTATTGCAATCCACCGTTTTCTTCTTTGTGTTTTTTGGTCATTTTTTTTATAGCCTGCTGTGTAACTGGAACGCCATCGCCTGGCGCGAATCCTTTATTGCCACCTTGCGAGCCGGAACCTGGGTGGTAATCCCCCTGCTGTTTGTCAGCATGTTGATGGGCACCTCCCTCGCCGTCAGTATTCATTACATGCTCGCCTCGTATAACCTTCAGCATCAAGGCATGCTGATTGCCCAGAATACCGTCATTCATGATTTCGCCCCGCTAACCATTGGCTTTGTTCTGTGTACTCAGTGCGGTTTAAACCTCATTGATTTTTATCACCCAAGCCTTCATGAAGATCCGCAAAAAGTGTTGCTTGAAAACATCATTCCTCTTGTCGCCGGATTCAATGTCACGGCTCTGCTGCTGTATACCTATGTCTCGTTAGGATTTTTAACCAGCATTTACTTAACCTTCTATTATTACCTCAAGGCGGATATCAATGAGTATTTAATCCGTTTAGGCGATGTCATTACTCTGGCTGATTTACTGAATTCGCTCTGCAAGACTATCCTCTATGCAACCATTGCCAGTTTCACCGCAGGTTATTATTATTATGATGTGGCCAATCGAATATTGCCTACGAGGAAAGCGGTGTCACGCATCATTACACGCGGGTTGTTTTGGTTAATTATTGTCAGCGTCATATTGAAATTATATCTCTCATAG
- a CDS encoding NAD-dependent formate dehydrogenase, giving the protein MAKVLCVLYDDPVTGYPEHYAREGIPRISHYPGGQSLPNPERIDFRPGQLLGSVSGELGLRTFLESQGHILIVTSDKDGPHSRFEQELPEADIVISQPFWPAYLTSERLAKAGKLKLAITAGIGSDHVDLSAAMAHGITVAEVTYSNSISVAEHVVMMILALVRHYIPSYQQVIDGGWNIADCVTRSYDLEGMAVGSLGAGRIGLAAMRRLKPFDVTLHYTDYHRLPEAVEQELGLVYHPNVQSMLPHCDVVTINVPLHPETEHLFDDELLAQMKKGAYLINTARGKICDPDAIVRACKSGQLAGYAGDVWFPQPAPQNHPWRFMPHHGMTPHISGTSLSAQARYAAGTREILECWLAGRPIRDEYLVVNQGRLAGVGAHSYTAGKVSVGAE; this is encoded by the coding sequence ATGGCAAAGGTACTTTGCGTTTTGTATGATGATCCCGTCACCGGCTACCCTGAGCACTATGCCCGTGAGGGTATTCCCCGCATCAGCCATTACCCTGGCGGCCAGTCCTTACCCAATCCGGAACGAATTGATTTTAGACCAGGGCAATTGCTGGGTAGTGTCTCAGGCGAGTTGGGTTTGCGTACTTTTCTTGAAAGCCAGGGCCATATTTTGATTGTCACGTCGGATAAAGACGGCCCTCATTCCCGTTTTGAACAGGAATTGCCGGAGGCCGACATCGTTATCTCCCAACCGTTCTGGCCAGCTTACCTGACGTCAGAGCGTTTGGCCAAGGCCGGGAAATTAAAGTTAGCAATAACAGCCGGCATTGGGTCTGATCATGTGGATTTGAGTGCGGCCATGGCCCATGGTATCACGGTGGCTGAAGTGACCTACTCCAACAGCATCAGCGTGGCGGAACATGTGGTGATGATGATCCTGGCGTTAGTTCGCCATTATATCCCCTCCTATCAGCAGGTGATAGACGGCGGATGGAATATTGCTGACTGTGTGACACGCTCTTATGATCTCGAAGGCATGGCAGTCGGTTCATTGGGTGCTGGCCGTATTGGTCTCGCCGCCATGCGTCGTTTAAAACCGTTTGATGTGACGCTGCACTATACCGATTATCACCGCTTGCCTGAGGCGGTAGAACAAGAATTGGGCCTTGTTTACCACCCCAATGTGCAATCCATGCTGCCGCACTGTGACGTGGTGACGATCAATGTGCCCCTGCATCCTGAAACAGAACATCTGTTTGACGATGAACTGCTGGCTCAAATGAAAAAAGGGGCGTACCTGATTAACACGGCACGAGGAAAGATTTGTGATCCGGATGCCATTGTTCGCGCCTGCAAATCAGGACAGCTTGCCGGCTATGCGGGGGATGTCTGGTTTCCTCAGCCTGCACCGCAGAACCACCCCTGGCGTTTCATGCCTCATCATGGGATGACGCCCCATATTTCCGGCACGTCCCTGTCTGCTCAGGCAAGGTATGCGGCAGGAACCCGTGAAATTCTGGAGTGCTGGTTGGCGGGACGTCCGATCCGTGACGAGTACCTGGTGGTGAATCAGGGACGTTTGGCCGGGGTCGGCGCTCATTCCTACACCGCGGGTAAAGTGTCTGTGGGCGCGGAATAG